The nucleotide sequence CTGTTCTTATCGGGTATTATAGCAGGCAACGTAGCTAGTGTAAATAACTTTAACAACTTCTATTATCGTCTTTCCGAACACCCCTTTCTTAAAGGCTTCTTTGGTAAAGTACGTATGCAACGCGTTGCTAACTGGATGCAACAAAAATGGCCGAGTGTCGTCTCAAATATTTGGTTTGGAGTCTTTATGGGAAGTGCGTGGGCAATAGGTCATTTCTTCGGTTTGCCCATCGATATACGCCACATCACCTTTGCCAGTGGTAATTTAGCTTATGGCTTGTATGGTATGAATTTTATCATTAGCTTAGAGAATATCCTTTGGTGTATCTTAGGGATAGGCATCATCGGTTTAGGTAACTTTATTGTGAGTTTTGGTCTGTCGCTATGGATAGCCTTGCGTTCTCGTGAAGTACCTGCTTCAGAACTAAAATATTTAGGTCGTTGCGTATGGAGAGCCTTTAAAACACATCCTAGAGCCTTTTTCTTTCCTGTAAAGGAGAAAGAATAAAAGAATATTCAAATGAAACACATCAAAGAAAAATTAGCTGAACGTGAAGCTCATAATGCCTTACGCAGTCTCAAACAACGCCATTTTGCTATTGATTTCTACTCCAATGATTATATAGGATTCAGTACAAATTCTGAGATTACTAAACGCATCTCTCAATTACTCCCTCAGCAAACAGCACCTCACGGGGCTACAGGATCGCGATTGCTTTCGGGTAACTTGCCTATCTTTTCCGAAACCGAAAGCTATATAGCCCATTTTCATAACGCCGAAACAGCTCTTTTGTACAATTCGGGCTATGATGCCAATGTGGGATTCTTCTCCTGTATCGTAGGGCGAGGTGATATTATTTTATACGATAGTTACAGCCACGCTTCTATACGCGACGGTATTTCACTGAGTTTAGCCAACTCCTATAAGTTTAAACATAATGATTTAGACGATTTAGAAAAGCTCTTAAAAAAGTTTGCTTTCCCTGATAAAACGGTGCTCATCGTTACTGAAACAGTTTTTTCAATGGACGGTGATAGTCCTGATTTGGTGCGTTTGGTAACATTAGCAAAGCAGTATGGGGCTTATATAGCGGTAGACGAAGCTCACGCCATAGGAGTATTTGGCAAACACGGCTGTGGATTGGTGCAAGCATTGGGGGTGGAAGAAGAAATTTTTGCCCGCATCGTTACCTTCGGGAAAGGCTTGGGAGCACACGGAGCTGCTGTCTTAGCTTCAAATGAGGTGATACAGTATTTAGTGAACTTTTCACGCTCTTTCATATATACTACTGCTATGAGTCCACATAGTGTGGCAACTATTAGGGCAGGATATGAGACCTTACAGACAACTAAATCAATAGAACAACTGCATCATAATATACAGTATTTTAAAACGCAAATTGCCAAATACAAAATACAGGGTTTTATTCCTTCTGATTCGGCTATTCAAGCCATAGTAGTAGCAGGCAATGAACGAGTGAAAGCACTTGCCAAAGTACTACAAGCCCAAGATATAGGCGTATTACCGATTTTAGCACCCACCGTACCTGCGGGACAAGAACGCCTGAGAATATGCTTGCACAGTTTTAATACCGAACAAGAAATCGAAAAGTTAATGAGCCAATTAGCCAGTTTGTCAATTATCTGATTAGAGAATCAATTTTCACCAAAGTTTTTTAATTGCCTGTCGTGCTACAACTCGTCATTATAGTATTGTGGTATTATCAAAGCTGAATCCATTCAGCAAGTCATTGGTTTTCATACGTTTTTTAGCAGGTAATTGCAATTCTAATAGCTGTATATAACCATCTTTTACAGCTACACGCAGTCCTTTTTTACCTACTAAGAGTTCCCCAATAGAATATTGATGAGAGACAGGTTCGAAAATAGCATCATATACTTTTACATTTAGTACTTCTCCTTTTTGTACAAACGCTGTCCACGCAGTAGGGTAGGGGCTCATTCCCCTCACTAAACGCTCTATTGTCATTCCTTCCGCTTGCCAATCTATCTTACAAGTCTCTTTGTATATCTTAGGAGCTTCGGCAAAGGTTACTTCCTTGTTTTGTGGTTGGGTAGTGCAAGTCCCTTCTGCAATGCTATCTACGGTTTTCAGTACCAATTCAGCACCTTGCACCATTAGTTTGTCGTGTAAGGTGCCCGCTGTTTCGTGAGACTCAATAGGTGTAACCTCTTGTGCGATAATAGCTCCCGTATCAATCTTCTCGTCTATAAAGAAAGTCGTTACCCCTGTTTCCTTTTCCCCGTTGATAATTGCCCAGTTGATGGGGGCTGCTCCACGATAGTTAGGTAAAAGAGAGGCGTGCAGATTGAATGTGCCGTATTTAGGTAATCGCCATACCACTTCGGGCAACATACGGAAGGCTACTACTATTTGCAAATCGGGTTGTAAGGCTTTCAGTGCATTTACAAAAGTTTCATCTTTTAGTTTTATGGGTTGTAATACCGGTATCCCTTTGCTTTCGGCATAGAGTTTCACCGGCGACTGGTGTAGCTTCTGTCCGCGTCCCGAAGGTTTATCGGCTACCGTTACTACACCTACTACGTTGTAATGGTTCTCTACTAATGCTTTTAGCGACGCCAGCGCAAAGTCAGGTGTCCCCATAAATACAATTCTCATTTTATCACTTGTCATCTTTTTTACCTTTTACCTTATAATCTTTTAATTGTCTCAGAGGCTCATTTTCTTATTTCAGTTAAGCGATGAGCTCGTTTTTAGCTTTGATTTATTTTGCGCAAAAGTATAAAATTTGGTACTAATAGTAAAGTTTTTTGTAGTAAAACTTTTAATACGAGTTATTATTGGTTCTTCTTTCGCCCCTTAGAGTTAAATAACATCAATTCAATATAACAAAATTCTATTTTTCATTCGCCTTTCCCGTCACTAATTTCCCCTTTTCCGTCATACTCTCACCTAGTGTCTATGGTCTATAGTCCAGAACCTCTCACTCCATTTGCTAATTTCCAAATTTGCTAATTCTCTAATTTCCCCACCCGTCAATTCTCTTTCCGTCATACTTTCTCCTAGTGCCTATGACCTATAGTCCAGAACCTCTCACTCCATTTGCTAATTTCCAAATTTTCTAATTCTCTAATTTCCCGACCCGTCAATTCTCTTTTCCTTCACACTCCCCCCTAGTGCCTATGGCCTAAGGCCTATTGCCTTTTCCCTTTCTTTCGCCTCGAAACCCCGTTTTTAACATTTTTATCATTGTTGTATCATAGTGTTAATCAACTTTTTATATACTCTTTCTATACCAATCGTCCAAGATTCGTATAAGCTTCCTATAAGCTCCCTATAAGCTAACCATACCCTCCTAACGACCATTTCTTATCAGAATCACTCTTAACTCACTTTCGAACTTCTCTTTTTTCTTCCGATAGCTCTAACCCTCTATCGCCCGTGTGACTCGCACCTCCCACCTGTCTGACCTCCGTTCTACAAGTCCGCCTCTGCTGTTGCATTTCTTGTAGTTCGTGCCCCATTTACTCAGCACGGCATTCGTTTTTAAAATAATAGGCTTATATTTTATTAATAAACCACAAAAAAATAGTAGAGAATATTAGATGTTTTCTCTTTAGAAAGTCGCTTTTGCGGATTGCCCCCCTTCCTTTTGGGAAGGGGGAACGGGGGTTAGGTTTTTAAATACAAGCGCTCCATTTACTAAGTTCCAAATTTGCTAATTTGCCAATTAGTTTGTACTTTTGCACCAAATTATATTTACTCAACAGAAATAAAGCAAATGAATATATTACGATTTATCACCGCAGGTAGCGTAGACGACGGTAAAAGTACCCTTATAGGTCGATTGTTATACGATAGCAAAAGTATTTTAGCCGACCAGCTCGAAGCATTGGAACAACAATCAAAAAATAAGAACGACGATGGTATCGACCTCGCTATCATCACCGATGGGCTCCGTGCTGAACGCGAACAAGGGATTACTATCGATGTAGCCTACCGCTACTTTGCTACTCCCAAACGCAAATTTATCATCGCCGATGCTCCTGGTCATACCCAATACACCCGCAATATGATTACGGGGGCTTCTAATTCCGAGCTCATAATCATTTTGGTAGATGCTCGCAATGGCGTAACCGAACAAACTCGTCGCCATTCAATCATCGCCTCCCTGCTCAATATCCCAGAGGTAGTGGTAACCGTAAACAAAATGGACTTGGTAGGTTATAGCGAAGAGGTATTTAACAATATCAAGCAAGAGTACGAAGAGATTGCCAAACGTTTAGGATTGAAGAGCGTGCACTATTTCCCTATTTCAGCTTTTGTAGGCGATAATATCGTGAATACCACTGAGGCGATGCCTTGGTACAAAGGCAATTCGCTTTTAGACTTTTTGGAAACAGTAGAAATTACCAAAAACAACTATGACCAACCTCGTTTTCAGGTGCAGTACGTAATACGCCCACAAACCGAAGCTTTACACGATTACCGCGGTTATGCAGGAGAAGTCATTTCGGGCACTTATCGCAAAGGTGATGCGATAATAGTAGAACCGGAAGGTATTACTACAAAGCTCAGTAAGATAGAGTATAACGGCGAAGAAGTGGCAGAAGCAAAGGCAGGTGACCCAGTAGTACTACACATCGAAGACGATATCGATATTTCTCGTGGCGACTACTTTGCCAAACAAGGAGCAGAGCCTCAGCAAGGACAAGATATCGAGGCTATTGTATGCTGGATGGATAAACGCGAATTGCGCGAAGGCAATAAATACTTATTGC is from Capnocytophaga ochracea DSM 7271 and encodes:
- a CDS encoding sulfate adenylyltransferase subunit 1; translation: MNILRFITAGSVDDGKSTLIGRLLYDSKSILADQLEALEQQSKNKNDDGIDLAIITDGLRAEREQGITIDVAYRYFATPKRKFIIADAPGHTQYTRNMITGASNSELIIILVDARNGVTEQTRRHSIIASLLNIPEVVVTVNKMDLVGYSEEVFNNIKQEYEEIAKRLGLKSVHYFPISAFVGDNIVNTTEAMPWYKGNSLLDFLETVEITKNNYDQPRFQVQYVIRPQTEALHDYRGYAGEVISGTYRKGDAIIVEPEGITTKLSKIEYNGEEVAEAKAGDPVVLHIEDDIDISRGDYFAKQGAEPQQGQDIEAIVCWMDKRELREGNKYLLQQRSKLVKAIVKEIEYKIDVNTLNQTEGVESVKLNEIAKIRLKTASPLVYDAFQSNPPMGSAILIDETSNATVGAVMIY
- the fmt gene encoding methionyl-tRNA formyltransferase — translated: MTSDKMRIVFMGTPDFALASLKALVENHYNVVGVVTVADKPSGRGQKLHQSPVKLYAESKGIPVLQPIKLKDETFVNALKALQPDLQIVVAFRMLPEVVWRLPKYGTFNLHASLLPNYRGAAPINWAIINGEKETGVTTFFIDEKIDTGAIIAQEVTPIESHETAGTLHDKLMVQGAELVLKTVDSIAEGTCTTQPQNKEVTFAEAPKIYKETCKIDWQAEGMTIERLVRGMSPYPTAWTAFVQKGEVLNVKVYDAIFEPVSHQYSIGELLVGKKGLRVAVKDGYIQLLELQLPAKKRMKTNDLLNGFSFDNTTIL
- a CDS encoding aminotransferase class I/II-fold pyridoxal phosphate-dependent enzyme, which codes for MKHIKEKLAEREAHNALRSLKQRHFAIDFYSNDYIGFSTNSEITKRISQLLPQQTAPHGATGSRLLSGNLPIFSETESYIAHFHNAETALLYNSGYDANVGFFSCIVGRGDIILYDSYSHASIRDGISLSLANSYKFKHNDLDDLEKLLKKFAFPDKTVLIVTETVFSMDGDSPDLVRLVTLAKQYGAYIAVDEAHAIGVFGKHGCGLVQALGVEEEIFARIVTFGKGLGAHGAAVLASNEVIQYLVNFSRSFIYTTAMSPHSVATIRAGYETLQTTKSIEQLHHNIQYFKTQIAKYKIQGFIPSDSAIQAIVVAGNERVKALAKVLQAQDIGVLPILAPTVPAGQERLRICLHSFNTEQEIEKLMSQLASLSII